In Francisella orientalis FNO12, the sequence TTCGTTGAAGAAAATATCTCTGCTCTAGAGCTTGGAGACATAGGGGCTTATGCTAAATATTTCACTAATAAGCGTTTGACAAAGGGAGCAGTAGAGCTTGATTTTCCTGAGATAAAAATATCATTGGATAGTGATAATAATGTCAAACTAACTGACTTACCACGCTTAAACTCAAGAACATTGGTACGTGATACTATGCTAATGGCTGGAGTGGCTATTGGACAGTTTTGTAAAGAAAATAATATTTGTGTACCTTTTTCAACACAACCAGAGCATGATCTTGAGCAAGATGATTTAGAGAATATTGACTCAATAGCCGATATGTTTGCAACACGTAAAAAGCTCCAAAGAGGTAAATATTCTACAGAACCTGATGTTCACGCAGGTATGGGGTTAGACTCTTATGTACAAGTGACAAGTCCTCTAAGAAGATATTTAGATTTGCTTGTTCATTACCAATTACGTAATTTCTTAGAAAATAAGCAAATGATTAGTGTTGAAGATGTCGATAATATAATTGCTCAAGTAGATATTCCTATTAAGTCAAATAGACAAACGGAGCGTTTTTCTAATTCACATTGGAAATTAGTATATCTAATGCAGAATCCTAATTTAGAGTTCCAAGCAACGGTTATCGAAAAACTAGATAAAGGTCGTTTAATGGTTTCTATCGCAGATTTAGCAATGACTAAAAAACTTGCAGTTAGTGGCAAGTATGATTTAAATGATCAAATAAAACTACAAAACACCTCTGTAAACCTTGTTACACAAGAGGCTTTCTTTAAGGTTATTGAAGAGAATTAACCGAGTTCTAACAATAAATCAACAGTTTTATCCACAGGATGTAAAAAATAGCTGTAAATAAAAGAATAAGTACTTTTAAAGTTGTAAAACTATTGTATGTCAAAGGCTTGAGGTATGTAATAAATCTTTACTAAATTAGTAAATCAACATTTTTAACAAAAATTTCATATAGATATAAACAAACTTATCCACAATTGGTGTTGATATTATTCTTTCACAGCTTGAATTACTTAACGTGCAATGCTTTGAGGATTGTTTAACTTTTTAGATATTAATAAATTTTTTAAATTAATGTATCATTCTAATTAATATTAGAAGAATTAGAAATTTTATGAATTACGAGCTTGTTGAGTCACCAAAGCAGTCAAAATTTTGCGTTATTTGGCTACATGGTCTGGGTGCAGATGGACATGATTTTGTTGATGTTATCAATTATTTTGATGTTTCATTGGATGAAATTAAATTTGTTTTTCCTCATGCTGATGTTATGCCTGTTACTATAAATATGGGGATGCAGATGCGTGCCTGGTATAATATCAAGTCACTTGATACAAATAGCCTAAATAGAGTGGTGGATGTTGAAGGTATTAATGGTTCCATAGTAAAAGTTAACAAGTTAATAGATAGTCAGATCAATCAAGGTATTGCTAGTGAAAATATTATTTTGACCGGCTTTTCTCAAGGTGGTGTAATTGCAACTTATACAGCTATTACATCTCAAAGGAGGCTTGGAGGTATTATGGCTTTATCTACATACTTACCAGCATGGGATGATTTTAAAGATAAGATTACATCTATAAATAAAGGATTACCTATACTAGTTTGCCATGGTACCGATGATCAAGTACTACCTGAAGTTCTTGGTCATGATTTATCAGATAAGCTAAAAGCTAATGGTTTTGCTAATGAGTATAAACACTATGTGGGTATGCAACACGCTGTATGTATGGAAGAAATAAAAGATATCTCAAACTTTATCGCAAAGACATTTAAAATATGAAACAAATAGTTATAGCTAGTCGCGAAAGCAAACTAGCATTGTGGCAGACAAATTACGTCAAAGATCGAATTCAACAAGAGCTAAACATTCCTTGTCAAATAAGTACTATGAAAACGCAGGGCGATATTATTCTGGATAAACCACTTAATAAGATTGGTGGTAAAGCATTGTTTATGAAAGAGTTAGAAATAGCGATGCTTAATGATAAGGCTGATATTGCTGTACACTCTCTTAAAGATGTTCCGTATGAATTGCCAGAAGGCTTTTGCCTAGCAAGCTTTATGCCAAGAGAAGACCCTAGAGATGCTTTTGTATCTAATAAATATATTTCTATAGATGATTTACCGAGAGGTGCGATCGTTGGTACATCAAGTCTGCGCCGTAAAGCTCAACTTTTTCATTATAGGGACGATCTTATAATTAGAGATTTAAGAGGAAATATTCAAACAAGGCTATCAAAACTTGATAATGGTGAATATGATGCGATTATCTTAGCAAGTGCTGGGCTTATTCGTTTAGGACTTAATGAGAGAATAATACAGCTTATTCCTGTAGAAATATCTTTACCAGCAGTTGGTCAGGGTATAGTAGTTATAGAGGCTTTGGATAAAAGTGGTGAAATTTTAGAAAAGTTACAAAAGTTAAATTGTGGTGATAGTTTTTGTGTCGCGACCGCTGAAAGAGCATTCAATCAAGAGCTAAAAGGAGGATGTCATGTTGCAATTGGCGCATATGCAGAGTTACAAGGTAACCAGATAACTCTTACAGGAATGGTTGCAAGTAGTAATGGTAAAAACATCTTAAAAAGAAAACTTATGGGAGATGATCCTATTAAACTCGGTAAATTACTAGCTCAAGAAATGATAGAGCTAGGGGCATATACAATATTGGAGAAATAAAAAAAGGGACTTTTATTGATATTAGTTGGTATTGGTGGTGGGCTTGGTGCTATGTCAAGATTTGCCTTGGCTCAAGCAACAGCAAATATTTCTAAGCAAATTCCTATAGGAATTTTGATGTGTAATATTATTGGTTCATTAATTATAGGTATGATGGCAGCATTTTTGATACAAACCAAACTTTTTAATGAGGATATTTCTACGTATGTTAGATCTCTTTTTGTTACTGGTTTTCTAGGAGGATTTACTACTTTTTCTAGCTTTAGTTTAGACATTCTCAATTTGTTGCAACGTGGTGAGGCATTATTGGCAATTGGTTATATTCTAGTAAGTGTAATTGTATCTTTAATAGCAGTAATCTTAGGATTTTATCTTATAATGGGAGTTTACAGATGAAAAAGAAATTGATGGTATTAATTTTAGTATCTTTTTTTATTTCAAGTTGTATACCGTTCCTTGGTGGTAATATGGTGGTACAAGATAATAGATTCGAGGCTGATGGTGGTAGATATGGTATTCAAATGCAGCAAGGCGTCACGGTTAAGCAGGTTTATGAAGCAATCAAAGAAGCTATAAAACAGTATCCTGATCAGTTTGAAGTAAAAGGTGATGACTATGGAGATCAAAAATCTACGGTGTGGACTTATTGTGATAAGTATAAAGAACCTGTTACATTTGAAGCAACTCAAAGAAATGGCGGCGTATACTTAGAAGTTAGTATGGGCGAACAGGGTCAGGCTAAGCGAAACATGCAAGCTATCTACTATATTCAGGATTTAGTATTGAATAATTTACAACAAGATAATAATTAAAAACTATCATTTAATAATTTCTATTTCTTAAAATTTTTTTTAGGGGTTAGATTCAACTATATCTTATATATCAGAAAAACTTATATGCAAAATAAGAAATATCAATTTGAAGTAAACTAAAGTTTGGTTTTTAATATGTCAAAATTTATGGCTATCTTGGGCTTTTACTAAGTTGATAAATATGGAGTGATAAGTTATGAAATTTATAAAAAAACTATTTGTATTAGTATTGATAGTATCTATCACTTCTTATGTAACTATACATAATAATTCAAATTCCAAAAATGGAGTCTTAGTTGGTGGTATCGTAGGAGCTATTTTAGGATTAATCTGGAGTGTTATAACGTTAAGTATACTATATGCTCCATTATAGTATTCGACATTTATGACGGAGTAGTAGCTAGTTAAGATATAGGCGCTAAATTAGAGTTATTATGGATTGTAATAAATAAGGAGCATTATGAAGAAGTATTCAGTAATAGTTTTGTCAATATTGTTAATAGGATGTTCAAGTAACCCAAAAATTATAGAAGTAGGGCCTGAGGTAATTGTTTCTGAGAAGCAGCTGTTGACGAAGGAAGAAATAAAAAAAGAAGATACTAAGGATGATGCTCTTACAGGTACAGGTACAGGTACAGGTACAGGTACAGGTACAGGTACAGGTACAGGTACAGGTACAGGTACAGGTACAGGTACAGGTACAGGTACAGGTACAGGGTCTGGGTCTGGGTCTGGGTCTGGGTCTGGGTCTGGGTCTGGGTCTGGGTCTGGGTCTGGGTCTGGGTCTGGGTCTGCTGTTATCGGAGCAGGAACAGGTGGCTTGGTAGGGGCAGGAGGTAGCTATATTTATGCATCTACTAAAGATGTAGATAAAATAAAAGGCAAATATCCGTTTGAAGTTTTAGAGGATGGTAAATCTTCACCAATAACATTTGGGTAGTTTACAGATGTTAAATATGCTTTAGGGGAAAAAGTAGATATTTATCAAAGTGAATACAAAGATGTAAAGACATACTTTATCAAACAGTTAGATAAAGATAACAAAAAAGATGCAAAGGCAAAAAAAGGTTGATTATTTTTCTACTTTTAAAACTGTGCCACAGTATGGGCAAGTATTAGTTTTCTTATCTTTAATGTCTATATATACTCTTGGGTGTAAGTTCCAATTTTCATGATATTTAGTAGGGCAAGATACTCTTTCACCAGGATTTACTTTTATAACTTTTTGTTCTTTTTTCATTTTGGCAATTTAACAATGATTATAGCAAAATATTATCAAACTTATAATACAAAAACAAAGCTAAATAGCATATACTAAAGGAGTTGTTGAAAAAAAACCAAAGGGTTTTGACATATGAAAAGGTTATACAATTCTAATATGTCAGCAAAGGTTTCTCGCACTAAGTGGGATATTTTAGCTTTATCAATTATACTTTTAATATTAAGTATATTTGTATGGTCCACCTCAGGCTTGGGTGGGAGTATAGATTATACAAATCAAGCAAGTGTTCAACAGTACTCAGAAGTTTCTTTGAATCTTTGGCTTTTGCCGTATTATACAGCAGAAACAGTAATGCGAATGTTTATTGGTTTGGGTATTTCTCTACTAATTACATTTATATTCGGAGCGTTAGCAGCCAAAAGTAAAAGAGCGGAAAGTATAATTATTCCAGCAGTTGATATTTTACAGTCTATTCCTATTCTAGGGTTCTTCGCTATTACTGTTACTGTTTTTTTGGTTTTATTCCCAAGCTCCTTATGGGGGGCTCAATCAGCAGTGATATTTGGAATTATAACGGCTCAAGCATGGAATATGATATTAAGTTTTTATCAGTCTTTAAAAACTGTACCTAAAGAACTGGTTGAAGTGGCAGATATGTATCAGCTTTCAGCATGGCAAAGATTCTGGAAAGTAGAGGTGCCATTTTCTATGCCAGGACTTGTTTGGAACACTATGATGTCAATGTCTGCTTGTTGGTTTATGATAGTTGCATCAGAGACAATCATTGTTAACTTTAGTGCTTCGCAGTCGATACCAATTAACTTACCTGGTATAGGATCATTTATAGATGCAGCAAATAATGCCCAAGATTTTGGTGCAGTTGGTGCAGCAATAGTGATGATGTTAGTTACTATCATATTGTATGATCAATTATTGTTCAGACCACTGGTTGTATGGTCAGAAAAATTTGTGCTAGGTGAAAACCAGTCAGAAGTTTATAGTAAGTCTTGGTTTTTGAAGATATTGCAAAAGTCAGCAATAACTAAACTCTTCTCTAGTGTGTTTGGAGGTATAAGCTCAGCTTTAGTTAATATAAGATTTTTTAAGAAAAATTTAAATAAAGTTTATAATCAACCAAGACATAAAAAACAGGAGAAACAAGAAACGCTATTGCAGAAAATATTATGGACAGTATTTACTTTGATGATAGTTGTTGGATTATTTTACTTTGCTTACCAAGCAGTATATGGCGGTAGCTCAAATATTGGTCTATCAGAAACTTTTAAAGTTTTTGGATATGGCTTATTAACAGGCTTTAGAGTAGTTGTGCTTATTCTTATCACTTCGATAATTTGGGTGCCAATAGGTGTTTGGTTTGGTATGCGACCTAGAATTGCTCAAAAAGTACAACCTTATGCGCAGATGGCTGCAGCGTTCCCAGTTAACGTTTTATATGGTATCTTTGGAACATTAGTGATAACTTTAGGCCTTAATTTTAATATTTGGTGTATTTTGCTGATGGTTCTTGGAACGCAGTGGTATATCTTGTTTAATGTTATTGCAGGTGCTTCAGCAATTCCAGATGAATTGAAACTGGCGGCTAAGAATATGCAGCTAAAAGGTTTTATGAAATGGCGTAAATATTTGTTTCCAGCAGTTATGCCATATTATGTCACAGGAGCAATCACTGCTGCCGGTGGTGCATGGAATGCTAGTATTGTGTGTGAATACATCAATTGGGGAACTGGAGATCAGTCAATAATTCAAGCATCAGGTCTTGGAGATTATATTACATATTATACAAACCTGCAGGGTGATCATACGGCAAATGTACTGCTAGGTGTGATAGTAATGTGTGTATTGGTTGTAGCATCTAATAAACTGTACTGGCGCAGATTATATAACTATGCAGAAAATCGCTTTAGTATGAATATGTAAGCATAGGAGATTTTTAGAAAATGAGTTCAAAAAAAATTTTTACAGTAGAAAAAGTTAATAAGCAATTTAACATCAAAGGTGGTCATACACTTAAAGTACTAGATAATATTGACTTTACTTTACACGAAGGTGAGATCGTTGCATTACTTGGTAAATCTGGCTCTGGTAAGTCAACTTTACTTAGAATTATTGCAGGTCTATTAAGCCCAAGTTCAGGTGAAGTAATGTATAGAGGTAAAAAAGTTTCTGCCCCTGTTCCAGATATTTCAATGGTTTTTCAAAGCTTTGCTCTTATGCCTTGGCTTACAGTTCTACAAAATGTTGAACTAGGTCTTGAAGCACGTAACATTCCAGCTAAAGAGCGTAAAAAAAGAGCGTTGAAAGCGATCGATATGGTAGGTCTTGACGGTTTTGAAAATGCTTATCCAAAAGAACTTTCTGGCGGTATGAAGCAGCGTGTTGGCTTCGCCAGAGCTCTTGTATTAGAGCCAGATGTTTTGTTAATGGATGAACCTTTTTCTGCTCTTGATATTCTTACTGCGGAGAACCTTAGAGAAGATTTACTTGACCTTTGGGAAAATAATGAGGCAATGAAAGGTATTTTGTATGTTACTCATAGTATTGAAGAAGCTGTTTTGACGGCAGATAGAATTATTATATTTGGGAGTAACCCAGGGTTTATACGTGGTGAGCTGAAGATAGATATTCCTCATCCAAGAAGCTCTCAAGATCCTAGCGTAGCTGATCTAGTAGATCAGGTTTATCGTATGATGACTACTGCCCAAACTAAAGAACTATCTGAGCGTATGAATAAGAAGACTGCTATAACTATTGGTTATCGTTTGCCAGATGTGGATATTTCAGAGATGAATGGTCTTTTAGATGAGATGGCAGAGATCAAAGATGTTGAAGCCGTAGATTTACCACAATTGGCGGATGATCTTCACTTAGATATTGATGATTTATTCCCGATTATTGAGATTCTATCAATTTTAAGATTTGCAGAAGTATCTGATGGTGATATCAAAATGACTGCAATGGGGCGTAAGTTTATTGATTCAAATATAGATGATAGAAAATTTATTTTTGGAAGATTATTCTTAAAGTATATTCCATTGGCTCGTCATGTTGTTAAAGTTTTAAGTGAGAGAGAAAGTCAATCAGCGCCTAAGAGTAGATTCTTGGCGGAGCTTGATGATTATTATCCAATGGAAGTAGCAGAACGTGTCTTTGATACATTCATTGACTGGGCTCGTTATGCAGAGCTGGTTTATTATGATGCTAATACTGGGGTCATCTCATTAGATGATAATGCTGCGGAATATATTAAAAAAATGTAAATGTAACTTCTTTTTCCAATCAATAATTGATATCTGCCATTAAATATTAATATTTAGCGATTATTATAAATAGAGTAATCTATCTCGACTTTTATTCAAAGATTTGATTATGTGAAACTATTTTCTAAATTAGTATTTATATTATTTCTTTTTATCACAATAAAAGTATATGCTGGCGAGTCTACTGAACAATCAGGCCTATCAAAGCAAGAAATGCAAATAATCTCTGATCTTCAACAGCAAATCTCTATACTTAAACAAGAAATTGGTAAAGTTCAATCTCAAAGTGTAGAAGTTAATAATAAGTCATAATTTAGTACTTATCGCTAGAAAATAAGCAATGATAGTTTTAATCAACTTGAGCTAGGAGGGGTAACTCCTCAAGATATAGCTTCTAATATAGCTAATGATGGCCAATCCTTAGGAGATAGTGCAGGCTCTCAAGGAGTTTTTGTATCAAATGGTAGAATTGATGTAGGTGGAACACCTGCGATTACGACACAAAGTCAAATAACTTATTTAGGCTCATATTCTGGTAATAACAGTATACCTATAGGAATGATTTCAAGTAATCTTTTTGCATCGACAATATTAGGACAAAGAGATACTTTTGATGATTATTCAGTATTTTTTGGTGGCTATATAGAAGCAGATGCTCAAACATGGTTTGGGAGTCAAATAAGTAGAACAGGAGGTGCTCCGAATTTTCCAGCTAATGGTCAAAATATTTACTTAACTAATCCGAAGCTATATTTTTTATCTAATTTAGGTCATTATGTAACAGCGCAATTTGATTTTGATACAGATGAAACAGGATGATTCGGTTTAGGGAATGCTTTTGTCATCTTTGGTAACTTAGATACATCTCCATTTTTTGTAACTGCTGGTAGGACTAAGCTTTCAGTAGGGTCATATGGTGGTGGTCCTTGGACTAGTGGTATTATAGATGAGTTTTTATCTCCCGATAAAGTTACTAACGTTTCGTTAAATTATAAGAATGATATTATAAACACTAATATTACAGTTTTTGGCTCAGATGATAAAAGAGCTAATTTTTCAGCTGGATTTTTCTATACAGATTCCTGGACTC encodes:
- the hemC gene encoding hydroxymethylbilane synthase → MKQIVIASRESKLALWQTNYVKDRIQQELNIPCQISTMKTQGDIILDKPLNKIGGKALFMKELEIAMLNDKADIAVHSLKDVPYELPEGFCLASFMPREDPRDAFVSNKYISIDDLPRGAIVGTSSLRRKAQLFHYRDDLIIRDLRGNIQTRLSKLDNGEYDAIILASAGLIRLGLNERIIQLIPVEISLPAVGQGIVVIEALDKSGEILEKLQKLNCGDSFCVATAERAFNQELKGGCHVAIGAYAELQGNQITLTGMVASSNGKNILKRKLMGDDPIKLGKLLAQEMIELGAYTILEK
- a CDS encoding ABC transporter ATP-binding protein; amino-acid sequence: MSSKKIFTVEKVNKQFNIKGGHTLKVLDNIDFTLHEGEIVALLGKSGSGKSTLLRIIAGLLSPSSGEVMYRGKKVSAPVPDISMVFQSFALMPWLTVLQNVELGLEARNIPAKERKKRALKAIDMVGLDGFENAYPKELSGGMKQRVGFARALVLEPDVLLMDEPFSALDILTAENLREDLLDLWENNEAMKGILYVTHSIEEAVLTADRIIIFGSNPGFIRGELKIDIPHPRSSQDPSVADLVDQVYRMMTTAQTKELSERMNKKTAITIGYRLPDVDISEMNGLLDEMAEIKDVEAVDLPQLADDLHLDIDDLFPIIEILSILRFAEVSDGDIKMTAMGRKFIDSNIDDRKFIFGRLFLKYIPLARHVVKVLSERESQSAPKSRFLAELDDYYPMEVAERVFDTFIDWARYAELVYYDANTGVISLDDNAAEYIKKM
- a CDS encoding ABC transporter permease codes for the protein MKRLYNSNMSAKVSRTKWDILALSIILLILSIFVWSTSGLGGSIDYTNQASVQQYSEVSLNLWLLPYYTAETVMRMFIGLGISLLITFIFGALAAKSKRAESIIIPAVDILQSIPILGFFAITVTVFLVLFPSSLWGAQSAVIFGIITAQAWNMILSFYQSLKTVPKELVEVADMYQLSAWQRFWKVEVPFSMPGLVWNTMMSMSACWFMIVASETIIVNFSASQSIPINLPGIGSFIDAANNAQDFGAVGAAIVMMLVTIILYDQLLFRPLVVWSEKFVLGENQSEVYSKSWFLKILQKSAITKLFSSVFGGISSALVNIRFFKKNLNKVYNQPRHKKQEKQETLLQKILWTVFTLMIVVGLFYFAYQAVYGGSSNIGLSETFKVFGYGLLTGFRVVVLILITSIIWVPIGVWFGMRPRIAQKVQPYAQMAAAFPVNVLYGIFGTLVITLGLNFNIWCILLMVLGTQWYILFNVIAGASAIPDELKLAAKNMQLKGFMKWRKYLFPAVMPYYVTGAITAAGGAWNASIVCEYINWGTGDQSIIQASGLGDYITYYTNLQGDHTANVLLGVIVMCVLVVASNKLYWRRLYNYAENRFSMNM
- a CDS encoding zinc-finger domain-containing protein — encoded protein: MKKEQKVIKVNPGERVSCPTKYHENWNLHPRVYIDIKDKKTNTCPYCGTVLKVEK
- a CDS encoding dienelactone hydrolase family protein translates to MNYELVESPKQSKFCVIWLHGLGADGHDFVDVINYFDVSLDEIKFVFPHADVMPVTINMGMQMRAWYNIKSLDTNSLNRVVDVEGINGSIVKVNKLIDSQINQGIASENIILTGFSQGGVIATYTAITSQRRLGGIMALSTYLPAWDDFKDKITSINKGLPILVCHGTDDQVLPEVLGHDLSDKLKANGFANEYKHYVGMQHAVCMEEIKDISNFIAKTFKI
- the crcB gene encoding fluoride efflux transporter CrcB; its protein translation is MSRFALAQATANISKQIPIGILMCNIIGSLIIGMMAAFLIQTKLFNEDISTYVRSLFVTGFLGGFTTFSSFSLDILNLLQRGEALLAIGYILVSVIVSLIAVILGFYLIMGVYR